The following are encoded together in the Falsiruegeria litorea R37 genome:
- a CDS encoding tricarboxylate transporter — protein sequence MTVSTFTRRAVVGLIAAAGIAAPAAAEVDFSGKTIEWVIPFSETGGSAKWANFFAPLLAEELPGNPTVVVKFMPGAGSTKGANWFQEQDHDDGTLLFGTSGSTQFPYLLGDPRVRYEYKDWNPVMASGTGGVAYLNPEDGAKFDGSANGLKDVDFIYGSQGATRLDLVPLLAWQMLGMNVEPVFGIKGRGDGRLMFERGEATIDYQTSSGYLKGSAEMVAAGDAVAMMTWGALDADGNIVRDPTFPDIPTFKEVCEATEGCETSGEVWDAWRAFFVAGFPVQKLAFLPAGTPQEVIDTYTAAFEAVVARADFADISSKRVGKYQVFTGAEAQGALGTATSVPDEAKTFVTNWLQEAYGVSLN from the coding sequence ATGACCGTTTCCACTTTCACCCGCCGCGCTGTTGTCGGCCTGATCGCCGCCGCCGGCATTGCCGCGCCTGCGGCCGCCGAGGTCGACTTTTCCGGCAAGACGATCGAATGGGTCATTCCGTTCTCGGAAACCGGGGGGTCGGCCAAATGGGCCAACTTCTTTGCCCCGCTGCTGGCCGAAGAGCTGCCGGGCAATCCCACGGTTGTGGTAAAGTTCATGCCGGGCGCCGGGTCCACCAAGGGGGCCAACTGGTTCCAGGAACAGGACCATGACGACGGCACGCTGCTGTTCGGCACTTCGGGCTCGACGCAATTTCCCTATCTGCTGGGTGATCCGCGTGTGCGTTATGAATACAAGGACTGGAACCCGGTCATGGCCTCGGGCACGGGCGGCGTGGCCTATTTGAACCCGGAAGATGGCGCCAAGTTTGATGGCTCGGCCAACGGGCTGAAGGATGTGGATTTCATCTATGGGTCGCAAGGCGCGACACGTCTGGACCTGGTGCCGCTTTTGGCCTGGCAGATGCTTGGCATGAACGTGGAGCCGGTGTTCGGCATCAAGGGGCGCGGTGACGGCCGTCTGATGTTTGAGCGGGGCGAAGCGACAATCGACTACCAGACCTCGTCGGGCTATCTGAAAGGGTCGGCCGAGATGGTGGCTGCAGGCGACGCGGTGGCGATGATGACTTGGGGAGCGTTGGACGCGGATGGCAACATCGTGCGCGATCCGACTTTCCCCGACATCCCGACCTTCAAGGAGGTCTGCGAGGCCACCGAAGGTTGTGAAACCAGTGGTGAGGTCTGGGACGCCTGGCGCGCCTTCTTTGTCGCGGGCTTCCCGGTGCAGAAACTGGCCTTCCTGCCTGCAGGCACGCCTCAAGAGGTGATCGACACCTACACCGCCGCGTTCGAAGCCGTTGTGGCGCGCGCTGATTTTGCAGACATTTCGTCTAAGCGGGTTGGTAAATACCAGGTCTTTACTGGCGCGGAGGCGCAGGGTGCATTGGGCACGGCGACTTCGGTTCCGGATGAGGCCAAGACCTTTGTGACCAACTGGCTGCAAGAGGCCTATGGCGTCTCGCTGAACTGA
- a CDS encoding LLM class oxidoreductase, producing the protein MTDLRTLSETGTLSFPTLNRAYDTVFQPGELSLGLVVPLDAHHNDPVPDMSRHLERAQMADQLGFSALWLRDVPFNVPSFGDAGQVFDPFVYLGLLSGATRNIALGVASIILPLRHPADVAKAAASADQLSGGRLLLGVASGDRPEEYPALGMSYADRGARFRESLAYIRAVAADYPTYSGDHGTLNGALDMLPKPTGTRLPILITGGSQQSPDWVAAHGDGWMTYPRDIASQAQIVRDYRAREATAGAQAKPVMQSLYVDLVADDDAPAQPIHLGFRSGVSFLKSYLGQLRLHGINHVALNLRFNQADIEDTMRRLAAEVLPEFPSQG; encoded by the coding sequence ATGACAGATCTGCGAACTCTTTCGGAAACAGGCACACTTTCATTCCCGACATTGAACCGGGCCTATGACACGGTGTTCCAACCAGGGGAATTGAGCCTTGGATTGGTTGTGCCGCTCGACGCACATCACAATGACCCGGTGCCCGACATGTCACGTCATCTCGAACGCGCACAAATGGCAGATCAACTCGGCTTTTCCGCCCTGTGGCTGCGGGATGTACCGTTCAATGTACCGAGTTTTGGCGATGCCGGGCAAGTGTTTGATCCGTTTGTCTATCTTGGCCTGCTATCAGGTGCGACGCGAAACATCGCACTTGGCGTTGCCAGCATAATCTTGCCACTGCGCCACCCAGCTGATGTAGCAAAGGCTGCGGCCTCGGCCGATCAACTCTCTGGCGGACGTCTCCTGTTGGGTGTCGCCTCCGGAGACCGGCCAGAAGAATATCCCGCTTTGGGGATGAGCTATGCCGACCGTGGCGCGCGTTTTCGCGAAAGCCTGGCGTATATCCGTGCCGTGGCGGCAGACTATCCAACCTACAGTGGCGACCACGGAACGTTGAACGGTGCCCTGGATATGCTGCCCAAACCTACGGGCACCCGATTGCCCATTCTGATCACAGGCGGGTCGCAGCAGTCTCCGGATTGGGTTGCTGCGCATGGAGACGGCTGGATGACCTATCCCCGCGATATCGCATCGCAGGCGCAGATCGTCCGAGATTATCGCGCAAGAGAGGCAACGGCAGGCGCGCAAGCCAAACCTGTGATGCAATCGCTTTATGTTGATCTCGTCGCCGACGATGATGCCCCGGCTCAGCCCATTCACCTGGGCTTTAGATCAGGGGTGTCTTTCCTGAAATCCTATTTGGGCCAGCTTCGCCTGCACGGGATCAACCACGTCGCGCTGAACCTGCGGTTCAATCAAGCCGACATCGAAGACACAATGAGACGCCTCGCAGCCGAGGTGCTGCCGGAATTCCCAAGCCAAGGATAA
- a CDS encoding 4-oxalomesaconate tautomerase: MTQIAIPYIHMRGGTSKGPYFRRSDLPEDLDTLARVLIAAVGSGHGLNIDGIGGGAAVTTKVAMLSKSTNNWADVDYFFAQVSVEEQLVDFKPTCGNILSGVGPAAIEMGLIEPQGDVTEIRIRAVNTDAQVVAKVQTPGGKLAYEGDAEIAGVPGTSAPVQLSFMGVVGSSTGAFLPTGNLRDTVDGIEVTCMDVAMPLVIARAEDFGLTGYESAEELDANRAFFDRMEAMRLEAGKLMGMGDVSQSVTPKFGLLAPARDGGTIATRYFMPWKTHPTMAVTGAQCLASCALTPGTVSDGMLTRPATSSAEVVLEHASGTIDVLVDFSTEDGFALNAAGLVRTARKLADGHVYVPADTWAGQEEPA; encoded by the coding sequence ATGACCCAGATCGCCATTCCCTACATCCACATGCGCGGAGGCACCTCGAAGGGGCCATATTTCCGGCGTTCGGATTTGCCCGAAGATCTGGACACCCTGGCGCGCGTCCTGATTGCCGCCGTGGGGTCTGGACACGGGTTGAACATCGACGGCATCGGCGGCGGCGCGGCCGTGACGACCAAGGTCGCAATGCTGTCCAAAAGCACCAACAACTGGGCGGATGTGGATTACTTCTTTGCTCAGGTTTCGGTCGAGGAGCAACTGGTCGATTTCAAACCGACCTGTGGCAATATCCTGTCGGGTGTTGGGCCCGCGGCCATTGAAATGGGGCTGATTGAGCCCCAGGGCGATGTGACCGAGATCCGCATTCGCGCCGTGAACACCGATGCTCAGGTCGTCGCCAAGGTGCAGACACCCGGCGGCAAGCTTGCCTACGAGGGCGACGCCGAGATCGCAGGCGTGCCCGGCACGTCGGCGCCGGTACAGCTCAGCTTTATGGGCGTGGTGGGCTCGTCCACCGGGGCGTTTCTGCCCACGGGCAATCTGCGCGACACAGTGGACGGAATTGAAGTGACCTGCATGGATGTCGCCATGCCCCTTGTCATCGCCCGAGCCGAGGATTTCGGCCTGACAGGATATGAAAGCGCCGAAGAGCTGGACGCCAACCGCGCCTTTTTCGACCGGATGGAGGCCATGCGCCTCGAGGCGGGTAAGCTGATGGGCATGGGCGATGTCAGCCAGTCGGTTACGCCCAAATTTGGCCTGCTGGCCCCCGCGCGCGACGGCGGCACCATCGCCACGCGTTACTTCATGCCTTGGAAAACCCATCCGACCATGGCTGTGACCGGGGCGCAATGCCTGGCCTCTTGCGCGTTGACGCCGGGTACGGTGTCGGACGGGATGTTGACGCGTCCTGCCACCAGCTCCGCCGAGGTTGTGTTGGAACATGCCTCGGGCACCATCGATGTGCTGGTCGATTTCAGCACCGAGGATGGCTTTGCCCTGAACGCGGCGGGCCTTGTGCGCACGGCGCGCAAGCTGGCCGACGGCCACGTCTATGTTCCTGCCGATACCTGGGCCGGACAGGAGGAACCCGCATGA
- a CDS encoding response regulator transcription factor — MRIAIVEDNETLANAIAYRLRDRGHAVDVLHDGELADDFLAQDGADLVVLDINLPRRSGLDILSALRARGDGTPVILLTARSETSDRVAGLDTGADDYLVKPFEMDELEARIRALSRRKDLDYGAQEVLGSVTFDRSTRQVSAQGTALDIPRKELAVLECLAERRGRIVSKAQLIEHVYGVGADVDDSAIEPHVSRLRKRLAPHGVGIKTARGLGYLLEVNG; from the coding sequence ATGCGGATTGCGATCGTCGAAGACAACGAAACCCTGGCCAACGCGATTGCCTATCGCCTGCGCGACCGCGGTCACGCGGTGGATGTGCTGCATGATGGAGAGCTTGCCGATGACTTTCTGGCCCAGGATGGCGCCGACCTGGTGGTGCTGGACATCAACCTGCCGCGACGATCCGGCCTGGATATTCTGTCAGCCCTGCGCGCGAGAGGGGACGGCACACCGGTCATCCTGCTGACGGCCCGGTCGGAAACTTCGGACCGGGTGGCCGGGCTGGACACCGGAGCCGATGACTATCTGGTCAAACCCTTCGAGATGGACGAGCTGGAGGCCCGCATTCGCGCCCTGTCGCGCCGTAAGGATCTGGACTATGGCGCGCAAGAGGTTCTGGGGTCCGTGACCTTCGACCGTTCGACACGTCAGGTCAGTGCGCAGGGCACAGCACTGGATATTCCACGCAAGGAACTGGCCGTGCTGGAATGTCTGGCGGAACGACGCGGGCGCATCGTGTCCAAGGCGCAGCTGATCGAGCATGTCTATGGTGTGGGCGCCGACGTCGACGACAGCGCAATCGAACCGCATGTCTCGCGCCTGCGCAAAAGGCTGGCGCCGCATGGGGTCGGCATCAAGACCGCGCGCGGTTTGGGATACCTGCTTGAGGTCAACGGTTGA
- a CDS encoding DUF1330 domain-containing protein: MAYYSVLAVTPSSEDWIPDYLPTANKLVAKHGGRYLARTASHEQVEGSDQAAALRIILEWPTRDAAMNFMNDPDYKPHLDARTAGSESYHFVIEGKDDLA, encoded by the coding sequence ATGGCCTATTATTCTGTTCTTGCCGTCACGCCCTCCAGCGAAGATTGGATCCCGGACTATCTGCCTACCGCCAACAAGCTGGTTGCGAAGCATGGTGGCAGATATCTGGCGCGCACCGCGTCTCATGAGCAGGTCGAAGGGAGCGACCAGGCTGCTGCGTTGCGGATCATTCTGGAATGGCCGACCAGGGACGCGGCCATGAATTTCATGAATGACCCTGACTACAAACCGCATCTCGACGCGCGCACAGCTGGCTCTGAGAGTTACCATTTTGTGATCGAGGGCAAAGACGACCTTGCCTGA
- a CDS encoding LysR family transcriptional regulator, with the protein METDTLRLFVLAADKLNISAAGRELGLAPSVASAWMTKLEKCIGADLLHRSTRKVALSMEGVEFLPYARDIVAREDAARAALGQGRAKVSGTLRFTAPSTFAQLYIAPILPEFMADHPELRLDMRLSDKQFDLIDGSFDLALRNAVLEDSTLRGRKLADDTRILCASPKYLEENGHPETPVDLRNHRLVAFGNDEPLRLIKGDGAIAQFDPSADNCKLIFDDGHSHKLATLAGAGVAAHSLWSVHAELSTGNLVRVLPDYTCVANTALWLIYPQTNVLSVKVRVFMDFLLERIGRNPQWIAHPQ; encoded by the coding sequence ATGGAAACCGATACCCTTCGCCTGTTCGTCCTTGCCGCGGACAAACTGAACATCAGTGCAGCCGGGCGAGAGCTCGGTCTCGCACCTTCTGTGGCCAGCGCATGGATGACAAAGCTGGAAAAATGTATCGGCGCTGATCTTCTGCACCGTTCGACACGCAAGGTTGCCCTGTCCATGGAGGGGGTGGAGTTCTTGCCCTATGCCCGTGATATCGTCGCGCGCGAGGACGCGGCCAGAGCGGCGCTCGGGCAAGGCCGCGCCAAGGTTTCCGGCACCCTGCGCTTCACTGCCCCCAGCACCTTCGCGCAGCTCTACATCGCACCCATTCTGCCAGAGTTCATGGCAGATCATCCTGAACTTCGCCTCGACATGCGCCTGTCAGACAAGCAATTCGATCTCATCGACGGCAGTTTCGATCTGGCCCTTCGCAACGCCGTTTTGGAGGACTCGACACTACGCGGTCGCAAACTTGCAGACGACACCCGTATCCTCTGTGCATCGCCAAAGTATTTGGAAGAGAACGGACATCCGGAAACGCCGGTTGATCTTCGCAACCACCGCCTTGTGGCCTTTGGAAACGACGAGCCCCTGCGCCTGATCAAGGGTGACGGTGCCATTGCGCAGTTTGATCCAAGCGCCGACAACTGCAAGCTGATCTTTGATGATGGCCATAGCCACAAGCTCGCGACATTGGCGGGCGCGGGCGTTGCTGCTCATTCTTTGTGGAGCGTCCATGCTGAGCTATCTACGGGAAACCTGGTTCGCGTGCTGCCGGACTACACCTGCGTCGCCAACACGGCACTTTGGCTGATCTACCCGCAAACCAATGTTCTCTCGGTAAAGGTACGGGTATTCATGGATTTCCTCCTTGAACGGATCGGGCGCAATCCACAGTGGATTGCGCATCCTCAATGA
- a CDS encoding CmcJ/NvfI family oxidoreductase, whose amino-acid sequence MTKAATVNYHVHAPERQAYHIDAGGVAGELISPKHAATQVKLKDVRAGASVSFASDSVGFCNAPSKVRAFDDSRAWQAVYDQELTALLTRNIGAKEVIVFDHTVRVDDPNATRKPARNVHSDYSPEGAQQRLVDILGDQKAREWADGHYGFINVWRPIENPINSAPLGFVRPSSVPDEDWVLLDLIYPDRRGHIMGLVANLDHEWIYQSRMTPDEVVAFNIYDNRGKPSIAHSALDMIEDEAIITKRKSIESRTLVRY is encoded by the coding sequence ATGACCAAAGCTGCGACCGTAAACTACCACGTTCATGCACCCGAGCGCCAAGCCTATCACATTGATGCAGGTGGCGTGGCCGGAGAGTTGATCTCGCCCAAGCATGCGGCGACCCAGGTCAAGCTGAAAGATGTGCGCGCTGGTGCAAGCGTCAGCTTTGCCAGCGACAGCGTTGGGTTTTGCAACGCGCCGTCCAAGGTGCGGGCCTTTGACGACAGCCGCGCGTGGCAAGCCGTCTACGATCAGGAGTTAACCGCCCTTCTTACCCGCAACATTGGCGCGAAAGAGGTCATTGTCTTCGATCACACCGTTCGCGTCGATGACCCGAATGCGACCCGCAAGCCTGCCCGCAACGTCCATAGCGACTATAGCCCAGAGGGGGCGCAGCAGCGGCTGGTCGACATACTTGGAGATCAAAAAGCCAGAGAATGGGCAGACGGGCATTATGGTTTCATCAACGTCTGGCGCCCAATCGAAAACCCAATCAATTCAGCACCTCTGGGCTTCGTGAGGCCCTCAAGCGTGCCTGATGAAGACTGGGTTTTGCTTGACCTGATCTATCCGGATCGGCGCGGGCATATCATGGGGCTGGTCGCCAATCTGGATCACGAATGGATATATCAGTCCCGCATGACGCCTGACGAAGTGGTGGCATTCAATATCTATGACAACCGGGGCAAGCCCTCGATTGCGCATTCGGCGCTGGATATGATCGAAGACGAAGCCATCATCACCAAGCGCAAAAGCATCGAAAGCCGCACCCTGGTGCGGTACTGA
- a CDS encoding sensor histidine kinase, with product MRRASLRLRLFAVILTPLLAMALIVGFWRVTVAQQTAQELFDRSLLSAALAISRDVAVSEGDVLSLTTRDLIGDAAGGEVFYHATGPGGIYVTGYAYPPTGGEKPRPALNTPHLFQAIYRDEEVRVLQVTERLTIDTMTGDTTVTVWQRLTDRNQLATQLAIRAAALIGVLLATLALVVWFGVGLGLRPLLDLEEAIAVRSPDDLSRIKRPVPIEANGIVRTLNRLLGQVEASIDAHQAFISDAAHQLRNPAAAVQSMAESVRDARSETDRNQRISELIAAARSSARVADQLLSLDRLQHPLRPAAQQSFDLTLLVRQTCADMGPIVLKEDIDFGVSVPDAPVVVQGDPLFVTEAIKNLIDNALKHGGKTLSVIKVALTCHDGIAQITVEDNGKGLIPEQADAAFRRFSQIEPSEGSGLGLAIVSSVAERHGGHLSINRVLRGASLTLSLPAMAT from the coding sequence ATGCGCCGCGCGTCGCTCCGCCTGCGCCTTTTTGCGGTGATCCTCACTCCGCTGCTGGCCATGGCGCTGATCGTGGGGTTCTGGCGGGTGACGGTCGCACAGCAGACCGCGCAAGAGTTGTTCGACCGCTCGCTTCTGTCCGCAGCCCTGGCCATTTCCCGAGATGTGGCCGTGTCCGAAGGGGACGTGCTGTCGCTCACCACCCGTGACCTGATCGGCGATGCCGCCGGAGGCGAGGTGTTCTACCACGCAACGGGCCCCGGGGGTATCTATGTCACCGGATACGCCTATCCACCGACCGGTGGGGAAAAACCACGCCCTGCCCTGAACACACCGCATCTGTTCCAGGCGATCTATCGCGACGAAGAGGTGCGGGTGTTGCAGGTGACCGAGCGGCTGACCATCGACACTATGACTGGGGACACCACAGTCACTGTCTGGCAACGCCTGACGGACCGAAACCAGCTTGCAACGCAACTCGCGATCCGCGCCGCCGCCTTGATTGGCGTGCTGCTGGCAACTTTGGCACTTGTGGTGTGGTTCGGCGTCGGGCTTGGCCTGCGTCCGCTGCTGGATCTTGAAGAAGCGATTGCCGTGCGCTCCCCCGACGATCTGAGCCGGATCAAGCGCCCCGTCCCGATCGAAGCGAACGGCATCGTCCGCACGCTCAACCGCCTGCTGGGTCAGGTCGAGGCCAGCATTGACGCGCATCAGGCCTTCATCTCGGATGCCGCTCATCAACTGCGCAATCCCGCCGCCGCCGTGCAGTCCATGGCAGAAAGCGTCCGGGATGCACGCTCGGAAACAGACCGAAACCAGCGGATTTCCGAGCTGATTGCGGCGGCGCGTTCATCTGCCCGCGTCGCGGATCAACTGTTGTCGCTGGATCGCCTTCAACACCCCCTTCGGCCTGCAGCACAACAGAGTTTCGATCTGACGCTACTTGTCCGGCAGACCTGCGCGGATATGGGGCCAATCGTGCTGAAAGAGGACATTGATTTCGGTGTCAGTGTGCCAGACGCCCCAGTCGTTGTTCAGGGTGACCCTCTTTTTGTGACAGAAGCCATAAAAAACCTGATCGACAACGCTTTGAAGCATGGGGGCAAAACCCTGAGCGTAATCAAGGTTGCCCTGACCTGTCATGACGGGATTGCGCAGATCACCGTTGAAGATAACGGTAAGGGATTGATCCCCGAACAGGCAGACGCCGCCTTCAGGCGTTTCTCACAGATCGAACCATCAGAAGGGAGTGGCTTGGGCTTGGCCATCGTCTCTTCGGTCGCAGAGCGCCATGGCGGGCACTTGTCAATAAACAGGGTCTTACGTGGGGCCAGCCTGACACTGTCTTTGCCCGCCATGGCCACTTAG
- a CDS encoding tripartite tricarboxylate transporter permease, which produces MEAFATALPALGEAWGLILQPVVLGYLVLGVVMGLAVGVFPGLGGIAGLSLLLPFMFGMDPVLGLALMIGMVAVVPTSDTFASVLMGIPGSSASQATVLDGFPMAKNGQAARALSAAFSSSLFGGLVGACFLTLFILVARPIVLAFGLPEMLMITILGLSMVAVLAGRFPLKGLAAAGLGLMIGTIGEADAGGSLRMASYGIPYLTDGLKLVIVGLGIFAIPEIVSLLRQDRSIAKGASLGAGWLDGVKDWFANIWLSVRCSVIGVVVGIIPGLGGSVVDWIAYGHSVQTTKDKSNFGKGEVRGVIGPESSNNAKEGGGLVPTLLFGIPGSGSMAIFIGAVALLGSGDIEVGPGMLKDNLDITYSIVWLLALANVVGTVLCIAASGGIAKLTTIRFTYLAPFLFMLISFAAFQSGQNFEDLLALFAIGLIGIFLRRFDWSRPAFLIGFVLSNPVEKFTNQAFQIASFRFRKGFDVGMEYVFSPIVIVLIIITVVSVVLGIRQAKSIMAEGEVQSGAKRAPMVFLLVLAGYLIVALVNANMIPDYNMTDKIIPLVVGSFALLCCAILLVQMMRRPEGDPIFADKEVAGEDADAPFGLWSTLAWFAALIAATWVVGFILALLGFLISFLRVRAGASWGKTLLLTACGIGFMCLMAGALNRDFPPGLLQGAVDLPWPLK; this is translated from the coding sequence ATGGAGGCTTTCGCCACCGCTCTTCCTGCGCTTGGAGAAGCGTGGGGTTTGATCCTGCAACCTGTTGTTCTGGGATACCTGGTCCTGGGGGTCGTGATGGGCCTGGCCGTGGGGGTCTTTCCGGGCCTGGGCGGCATCGCTGGCCTGTCTCTGCTTTTGCCATTCATGTTCGGCATGGACCCGGTTCTGGGTCTGGCCCTGATGATCGGCATGGTCGCCGTGGTGCCGACCTCGGACACATTCGCCTCTGTCTTGATGGGAATCCCCGGCAGCTCGGCCTCGCAGGCCACGGTGCTGGACGGGTTTCCCATGGCCAAGAACGGGCAGGCGGCACGGGCCCTGTCTGCGGCCTTCTCCAGCTCGCTCTTTGGTGGGCTTGTAGGCGCCTGTTTTCTGACCCTGTTTATCCTGGTCGCTCGGCCCATCGTCCTGGCCTTTGGTCTGCCTGAGATGTTGATGATCACCATCCTCGGCCTCTCTATGGTTGCCGTTCTGGCGGGGCGTTTCCCGCTCAAGGGTCTCGCCGCCGCCGGTTTGGGCCTGATGATCGGAACCATCGGCGAGGCGGATGCAGGCGGCAGCCTGCGCATGGCCTCCTATGGCATTCCATATCTGACCGACGGGCTGAAGCTGGTCATCGTCGGTCTGGGCATTTTTGCCATTCCCGAAATCGTATCCCTGCTGCGCCAGGACCGTTCTATCGCCAAAGGCGCAAGCCTGGGCGCAGGGTGGCTGGACGGTGTAAAGGACTGGTTCGCCAATATCTGGTTGTCGGTGCGCTGTTCGGTGATCGGCGTCGTCGTGGGCATCATTCCCGGCCTGGGCGGCAGCGTGGTCGACTGGATCGCCTATGGCCATTCGGTCCAGACCACCAAGGACAAGTCCAACTTCGGCAAGGGCGAAGTCCGTGGCGTGATCGGGCCGGAAAGTTCGAACAACGCAAAAGAGGGCGGGGGGCTTGTCCCGACGCTCTTGTTCGGCATTCCCGGATCCGGATCGATGGCGATCTTCATCGGCGCGGTGGCCTTGCTGGGTTCGGGCGATATCGAGGTTGGCCCGGGCATGTTGAAGGACAACCTGGACATCACCTATTCGATCGTCTGGCTGTTGGCGCTTGCCAATGTCGTCGGCACGGTGCTGTGCATCGCCGCCTCGGGTGGCATCGCCAAGCTGACCACGATCCGGTTCACATACCTGGCGCCGTTCCTGTTCATGCTGATCAGCTTTGCTGCGTTCCAGTCGGGGCAGAACTTCGAGGATCTTCTGGCACTGTTCGCCATCGGCCTCATCGGCATCTTCCTGCGCCGGTTTGATTGGTCGCGACCCGCCTTTCTGATCGGTTTCGTCCTGTCCAACCCGGTCGAGAAATTCACCAACCAGGCGTTTCAGATCGCCTCTTTCCGGTTCCGCAAGGGGTTTGATGTGGGCATGGAGTATGTCTTTAGCCCCATCGTGATCGTGCTGATCATCATCACCGTGGTCTCGGTTGTTCTTGGCATTCGCCAGGCCAAATCGATCATGGCCGAAGGCGAGGTGCAGTCCGGTGCCAAACGCGCGCCGATGGTGTTCCTGCTTGTGCTGGCGGGCTATCTGATCGTTGCGCTGGTGAACGCCAACATGATCCCCGACTACAACATGACCGACAAGATCATCCCGCTGGTCGTGGGCAGTTTTGCCCTGCTGTGCTGCGCTATCCTGCTGGTGCAGATGATGCGCCGCCCCGAGGGCGATCCGATCTTTGCCGACAAAGAGGTGGCGGGCGAAGACGCCGATGCCCCCTTTGGCTTGTGGTCCACGCTGGCCTGGTTCGCCGCGCTGATCGCCGCGACCTGGGTGGTGGGTTTCATCCTGGCGCTGTTGGGCTTTCTGATCAGTTTCCTGCGGGTTCGGGCCGGTGCCAGCTGGGGCAAGACCCTGCTGCTGACCGCCTGCGGCATCGGCTTCATGTGCCTGATGGCGGGTGCCCTGAACCGCGATTTCCCACCGGGCCTGTTGCAGGGTGCCGTTGATCTGCCCTGGCCGCTGAAGTGA
- a CDS encoding universal stress protein — protein MTLHNILVAFNGGQSSISALKYAAQLAGYHGHVTALLAHSTHEVVDPNSAWVPARARTIIAEANADILNEIEARFSVASDGLGLGDRLHFTRAAGRVDAVLAEHARSFDLLVVGQDQAGVDEHVTLHPDRIALMSGRPILIVPEGHDATARHAHAALAWDGGRAVARALSDGLGLLEDQGRVTVLTIGDEAMPRPVGDVTLHLSRHGVAATHEHIAATPGVARALLAWCTEHDPCLLVMGAYEHSKFREDFLGGVTARVLRSAPIPVLLSH, from the coding sequence ATGACCCTGCACAACATCCTGGTGGCGTTCAATGGTGGGCAGTCCTCGATCTCGGCGTTGAAATACGCGGCGCAGCTTGCGGGCTACCATGGCCATGTCACCGCGCTGCTGGCCCATTCCACCCATGAGGTGGTGGATCCCAATTCCGCCTGGGTCCCCGCCCGCGCGCGCACGATCATCGCCGAGGCCAATGCCGACATTCTGAATGAAATCGAGGCGCGGTTTAGCGTTGCGAGCGATGGCCTGGGTTTGGGCGATCGGCTGCACTTTACCCGCGCCGCGGGGCGGGTCGACGCGGTGCTGGCCGAACACGCGCGCAGTTTCGACCTGTTGGTTGTCGGGCAGGATCAGGCCGGGGTGGACGAACACGTCACCCTGCATCCGGACCGCATCGCCTTGATGAGCGGCCGCCCGATCCTGATCGTGCCCGAAGGCCACGATGCCACGGCCCGTCATGCGCATGCCGCGTTGGCCTGGGACGGTGGGCGCGCAGTGGCGCGGGCTCTGTCGGACGGGCTTGGTCTGTTGGAGGATCAGGGGCGGGTAACCGTCTTGACCATCGGAGACGAGGCCATGCCGCGCCCGGTCGGTGATGTCACCCTGCACCTGTCTCGCCATGGTGTCGCGGCCACCCACGAACATATCGCCGCCACGCCCGGTGTGGCACGCGCTTTGCTGGCCTGGTGCACCGAACATGACCCCTGTCTGCTGGTCATGGGCGCCTATGAGCATTCGAAATTTCGCGAGGATTTCCTGGGCGGTGTCACAGCCCGGGTCCTTCGGTCCGCCCCCATCCCCGTTCTGCTGTCTCACTGA